The genomic region TTTTTATAGGTAAGATTGCCTAATCTCTTTTCGAGAATGATCTTGAAAAAAACAGCATATCTCCTCGTCCCAATTCTCCTCATCGCTTTTTGTTGTTCTCCCGTATTGGCAGAGATGGAGGGGACAGAGGGCGGAGTCCTTGTCATCTCAACGGGTCAGGGACCGAAGGCTGTGGTGGACTCAAAAGTACCCCCGGGCGTAAAAGGGCCGAAGGGCAAGGCGGGCGAAGCGGGAGAGGAGTCGATCGGCGAGAAAGCGATCGAGGAATCGGCCGTAAAAAACGCAATTTTAATATATCTCATCAAAGAGCTGGAAAACGACGAGTTCGAATGGCTGGAGGAGGGGATCGATTCCGTAATCCTATCAAGCCCGGAGAAGTTTGTCCTAAAGACTAAGATAGTCTCTTCCACCTACCTTCCCGCCGCCAAATACGAAATTATAAAGGCGGAGGTGACCCTCAACTCGGCCCTTCTCGATCAATATTTAGAAAACGTCAGGAAGCTGAAACCGATGCCGAAGGGCCCCGCCCCGCCGACAACGGGCGAGAAGGAGGGCTTCAGGTCAAGGGGAGACGAGATCTTCATCCAGGGAGAGGTGGCGTCCAACATCGTAAGGGATCACGTAAAGGGGATAGAGGCCTTCATCGAGGCGAAGGAGCTCTACGAAAAGGCGGGGTATGACAAGGGGGTCTTCAACGCCCTCCTTTCCATCGGCAGGGCAAGGCTAGCCGTGGGGGACATATCGGGGGCAATGGCCGACCTCAAGGGGGCGGTCGAGCTCTCGGAGACCCTTGGAATGGACGAGCATCGGGTAAGGGCGCTTCTGGAGACGGCGAGACTCTATCTTCTGACTGGAGAGTGCCTGAGGGCGATGGAGACAGCCTCTTCCGCCCTCGATATTTCATCGAGGGCAGCCCCTGGCAAGGTGCCGGGGGCGCTTTCGGGGGAGGCGCTCCTTTTGATAGGCAGGGCGGATTACCTCCTCGGTAACCTGGATAAAGGAATAACCGAGGTCGACCGGGCCGCCGACGTCTTTGAGAAGCTCGGCGACCTCAAGAGGCTTAACGAGGCCCTCATAACGTTGAGCGTAATGAAGGTATCGACGGGGGACGCTTCCGGGGCCGTCGAGGAGATAAAGCTGGTTAAAAAGATCTCCGAGGCGTTGAAGGACGACGAGTCGAGGGTTGTTGCCCTCATTCTGTTGGGTCGGGCGATGAGGGAAACGGGGGAGCCGGAGGGGGCTAAGATATACGCGGAGGAGGCCAAGGCCACAGCCTCAAAGGCGAAGTGGAAAGCAGGGGAGGCGATGGCCGATATCGAGCTTTCGCGTATATTGGCCACCGGCAAGGATTACGACGGCGCTATATCCTCGGTCCTAAAGGCGTTGGAGCTTGCAAACTCGATCGGCTCGCCCGTCCTGACGGCCTCCGCCCACCGGGCGCTGGGGCTCGCTCAGATAGGCGCCGGCAAAAAAAAGGAGGCGCTTCTTTCGCTCACCGAGGTCTTCAAACACTCCGCGGATGCGATGACAACGAAATTCGGCGGAATCTATCTCCCAATAGAGACGCTCGATCTCGATACCCTTTCTGAAGTGTTGACGGATATAATATCGCTCTCTAAGGAGCTCGGCGAAGAGGAGGCCGCTTTCTCCGCCCTATTATTCTATCAGTCGATATGGTCTGCCGAGAGGCTGTACGCGTCTGACCGCCTCTTTGACGAGGGGCGAAAAAAGCTCCTCTCTCTCTGGAGAAATAATATCGGGGACTCCCTCGCCGTGGAGAGATTGATGCTCTCAACCGAAAGTAACCGCTACTCCGAGTCCTCCGCTAAAATCCTGATGGGGAGGAGGGAGGAGCTGAAGAGGTCCTGCCTGGAGGCAAAAAAGACGATCGTCAAGGAGAGCCCCGGCCTCGCAACCCTCCTCGGGATGAAGGTGAGGGAGCCGAAGCGGCTCGCGAGGGAAATCGGCGATGACTCCATCTTTGTTCAATATTTCATGGGGCGGGATGACGCATTTGCCCTCGTTACCTCCAAAAACGACTTGAATATAATAAATCTCGGTGCCGGCCCCGAGATGATTGTCCTGTCCAACCGGATGGTAGCCTTCCTCTCCGGGGACGCTGTTGCGGACGAGGCCGCCCCCGTCGACGGAGATGATAAGTCGCCCGGTCTCCTCGCCCCCTCGTTCGAGGAGACGTCGAGGCGGCTCTACGCCGCCCTGATCGCGCCCGTCTTGAGCGAATATCCGGGCGTCAAAAGGATCGGCGTATCCCCCGGAATCGCCCTCGGCTCCCTGCCGTTTCAGGCCCTCGGCGACTATCGGGGCGAGGACGGCTTTACGTTTCTTGTCGAGGATTACGATATATTTTTTGCCCCCTCCCTTTTTGCGGCGGCCTCGACCGCCGGGGGAGCCGCCGAAAATAAAATATCCACCCTCGATTATCTTGCGGTTGTGGGAGAGGGTAGATTCTCCCCCGTCGGTGTTAGGTGGCTCTTTTACGAAGTGGTGGGCGGGGGCGGTGAAATCCCCGCGGAGAGCGAGGCCGTAATAGCAATCAACGACACGGCAATCAGCGACACGGCAATCAACGACACGGCAATCAACGACACGGCAATCAACAACCCGGCGGTCAACGACGCCGACTCCCGCCCCTGGTGGGGGGAGCGCTCCCCCCTGATTTTCGTCTTCGGCTCGGGGGCTAACGGAATGCGGGGAGTTGATTTTTTCACCATGGAGCTATTCGCCTCCTATAAACACGGGGGCTGCTCCTGCGTCTTTGTTTCCGAGGCGGCCAGGAGGGGCGAAGTAAACGCGTTCTTCGAGGCGGCGATCCCGAGGATGAGAAAAGAGGGGATCCTCTCCGCCTACTTCTCTATAATGAGGGAGTCGGCGGCGGGATACGGGGACGGCGGGAAGCTGGGCTGGGTCGACTTCCCCATGATGTGCGATTTTTAGATAACAGGACTGAAAAATGAAAAGGTCTTCAATAATTTTGACGATAGCGATCTGGCTCCTTCTCCTCTCGACACCCCTCTTCGCCTTCCAGGAGGACGAGGGGATAGACAAAAAGGAGAGGGAGTACACCGAATCTATGAGCCGGGGGGATTTCTACCTCGAAAACGGGCAGTATGACGAAGCCATAAAAAAATACAAGGATGCCCAGGGCCTCTACCCCACGAATCCGAATCCGAAGAACAAGCTGGGGAACGTCTATCTGAAGATGGGCGAAAACGAAGAGGCTATAACCGCCTTCAGGGAGGCGGTAAGGGTCGATCCCTCCTTCTTTCAGGGATATTTCAACCTCGGCAAGTCCTATCTCGAAACCGGGAGGTATCCCGAGGCGATAGACGCCCTTAAGAGGGCCGTGGGTGTCGACTCCAAATCCTTTATCAGCTACTTCTACCTGGGGGAGGCGTACTCGAAGAACAAAGATT from Candidatus Zymogenus saltonus harbors:
- a CDS encoding CHAT domain-containing protein, which encodes MKKTAYLLVPILLIAFCCSPVLAEMEGTEGGVLVISTGQGPKAVVDSKVPPGVKGPKGKAGEAGEESIGEKAIEESAVKNAILIYLIKELENDEFEWLEEGIDSVILSSPEKFVLKTKIVSSTYLPAAKYEIIKAEVTLNSALLDQYLENVRKLKPMPKGPAPPTTGEKEGFRSRGDEIFIQGEVASNIVRDHVKGIEAFIEAKELYEKAGYDKGVFNALLSIGRARLAVGDISGAMADLKGAVELSETLGMDEHRVRALLETARLYLLTGECLRAMETASSALDISSRAAPGKVPGALSGEALLLIGRADYLLGNLDKGITEVDRAADVFEKLGDLKRLNEALITLSVMKVSTGDASGAVEEIKLVKKISEALKDDESRVVALILLGRAMRETGEPEGAKIYAEEAKATASKAKWKAGEAMADIELSRILATGKDYDGAISSVLKALELANSIGSPVLTASAHRALGLAQIGAGKKKEALLSLTEVFKHSADAMTTKFGGIYLPIETLDLDTLSEVLTDIISLSKELGEEEAAFSALLFYQSIWSAERLYASDRLFDEGRKKLLSLWRNNIGDSLAVERLMLSTESNRYSESSAKILMGRREELKRSCLEAKKTIVKESPGLATLLGMKVREPKRLAREIGDDSIFVQYFMGRDDAFALVTSKNDLNIINLGAGPEMIVLSNRMVAFLSGDAVADEAAPVDGDDKSPGLLAPSFEETSRRLYAALIAPVLSEYPGVKRIGVSPGIALGSLPFQALGDYRGEDGFTFLVEDYDIFFAPSLFAAASTAGGAAENKISTLDYLAVVGEGRFSPVGVRWLFYEVVGGGGEIPAESEAVIAINDTAISDTAINDTAINDTAINNPAVNDADSRPWWGERSPLIFVFGSGANGMRGVDFFTMELFASYKHGGCSCVFVSEAARRGEVNAFFEAAIPRMRKEGILSAYFSIMRESAAGYGDGGKLGWVDFPMMCDF